GCCCTGACCCTGCTCATCGGCCAATATGCCCAGAAGTATTACCTGGGCCCCCGGCGCGGCAAGACCATGACTGAGACGGTGCGGCAATGGCGCGACCACGCTCCGGACTTCCTGCCCTTGCCGCATCCGAGCTGGCGCAACACCGGCTGGATGAAGAAGAACCCCTGGTTCGAGGCAGAGGTGGTGCCAGCCCTCAGGCACCGCATGGACGCCTTGAACTAAGCCGCCAACTTTTCCAGTTGCCGCACCAAAGCCTCGCCCATGACACTGCAAGAGACCTTGGCCATGCCATCTTGCATGATATCGGCGGTGCGCATGCCGCTGTCGAGCACGTTGGAGACCGCCTGGTCGATCAGGTCGGCGTCTTCGGCCATGTCGAAGGAATAGCGCAGCATCATGGAAAAGCTGAGGATGGTGGCCAATGGGTTGGCCTGGTCCTGACCGGCGATGTCCGGGGCGGAGCCATGCACCGGTTCGTACATGGCCCGGCGACGGCCCGATTCGTCGGCGGCGCCCAAACTGGCCGAGGGCAGCATGCCCAGGGATCCGGTCAGCATGGCGGCACAGTCGGAAAGCAGGTCACCGAACAGGTTGTCGGTCAGGATCACGTCAAACTGCTTGGGCCAGCGCACCAGCTGCATGGCGCAGTTGTCGGCATACATATGATGCAGTTCCACATCGCTGTAATGGGCGGTGGCATGGTCGGTGACGATACGGCGCCAGAAAATGCCGCTCTCCATGACATTGGCCTTTTCCACCGAATGCACCTTGTTGTTCCGCTTGCGCGCCAGGTCGAAGGCCACGTCGGCGACGCGGGTGATTTCCCCGTCGGTATAGACCTGGGTGTCGAAGCCCCGTTGGGTTCCGTCGGGCAGGGTTTCCTCACCGCGCGGCTTGCCGAAATAGACCCCGGCGGTCAATTCGCGCACGATCATGATATCCAGCCCGGAAACGATCTCCGGCTTCAGGGTCGAGGCGCCGACCAGCGGCGGAAAGACCATGGCCGGACGGAGATTGGCGAACAGGTCCATCTCCTTGCGCAGCCGCAGCAGTCCGGCTTCCGGGCGGTGCTCACGTGCCACGTTGTCCCACTTGGGGCCGCCGACGGCGCCCAGCAGCACCGCATCGGCGTCCATGGCCTGTTGCATGTCCTCATCGGAGACCGCCACCCCATGGGCATCATAGGCTGCGCCGCCGACCAATCCCTCGCGCACATTGAATGTGACACTGCGGCGCTTGTCCATCCAGTCGATCACCCGACGCACTTGGTTCATCACTTCGGGGCCGATGCCGTCACCGGGCAGGAATAGAAGGGTTTTGTTGGCGGTCATGGTGTGATGTCCCTCACTTCTTTGTTGGAGGCCCCGTGATACAAGAAAGCATCGTCGGGGTCCAGAGGGGTAGGTTAACCATTACGAGAGTGTAAGAATCCTTAGATTCCGGGGGCTGTAGGAGTCACCAAACTTTACAGAATCTCAATGTCATGAGACAATATATCAAAGCAGATGCCGATAACTTGTTGATATAAAGGATTTCTATTAGTTTGGCACGAATTGTGCAAGTGTAAATTTGAGTAATTGATGTCTTGTCTTCCCACCAAACTGAGGAATGACGAGATGCGGAGGCGAGAAAAATGACGAGATTAAGCCATACTCTATTCGCGGCAACGATGACGGGCTTCCTGGCGCTGAGCAGTGGCTGGTCCGAAGCCAAGGCTGATGCGCTTTCCTATGGCGCGATGGCGATCACCGATGCCCGACTGATTTTGAATACCGTGATCGGCGATGAACCCATATCGGGTGAAGG
The sequence above is drawn from the Magnetospira sp. QH-2 genome and encodes:
- the leuB gene encoding 3-isopropylmalate dehydrogenase, whose amino-acid sequence is MTANKTLLFLPGDGIGPEVMNQVRRVIDWMDKRRSVTFNVREGLVGGAAYDAHGVAVSDEDMQQAMDADAVLLGAVGGPKWDNVAREHRPEAGLLRLRKEMDLFANLRPAMVFPPLVGASTLKPEIVSGLDIMIVRELTAGVYFGKPRGEETLPDGTQRGFDTQVYTDGEITRVADVAFDLARKRNNKVHSVEKANVMESGIFWRRIVTDHATAHYSDVELHHMYADNCAMQLVRWPKQFDVILTDNLFGDLLSDCAAMLTGSLGMLPSASLGAADESGRRRAMYEPVHGSAPDIAGQDQANPLATILSFSMMLRYSFDMAEDADLIDQAVSNVLDSGMRTADIMQDGMAKVSCSVMGEALVRQLEKLAA